A single genomic interval of Mauremys reevesii isolate NIE-2019 linkage group 24, ASM1616193v1, whole genome shotgun sequence harbors:
- the CRABP2 gene encoding cellular retinoic acid-binding protein 2 isoform X1, whose protein sequence is MPNFAGNWKMKHSENFEELLKALSVNVMLRKIAVAAASKPAVEIKQDGETFYIKTSTTVRTTEINFKIGEEFEEQTVDGRPCKSLAKWESENKMVCEQRLLKGEGPKTGWSREMTNDGELILTMTADDVVCTRIYVRE, encoded by the exons ATGCCCAATTTCGCCGGGAACTGGAAGATGAAGCACTCGGAGAACTTCGAGGAGCTGCTGAAAGCTTTGA GCGTCAACGTGATGCTGAGGAAGATCGCGGTGGCCGCGGCTTCCAAGCCGGCCGTGGAGATCAAGCAAGACGGCGAGACCTTCTATATCAAGACCTCCACCACGGTGCGCACCACCGAGATCAACTTCAAGATTGGGGAAGAGTTCGAGGAGCAGACTGTGGACGGGCGCCCCTGCAag aGCCTGGCCAAATGGGAAAGTGAGAACAAAATGGTCTGCGAACAAAGGTTGCTGAAGGGGGAAGGGCCCAAGACCGGCTGGTCCCGGGAAATGACCAACGATGGAGAGCTCATTCTG ACCATGACAGCCGACGACGTGGTCTGCACACGGATCTACGTCAGGGAGTGA
- the CRABP2 gene encoding cellular retinoic acid-binding protein 2 isoform X2 → MGVNVMLRKIAVAAASKPAVEIKQDGETFYIKTSTTVRTTEINFKIGEEFEEQTVDGRPCKSLAKWESENKMVCEQRLLKGEGPKTGWSREMTNDGELILTMTADDVVCTRIYVRE, encoded by the exons GCGTCAACGTGATGCTGAGGAAGATCGCGGTGGCCGCGGCTTCCAAGCCGGCCGTGGAGATCAAGCAAGACGGCGAGACCTTCTATATCAAGACCTCCACCACGGTGCGCACCACCGAGATCAACTTCAAGATTGGGGAAGAGTTCGAGGAGCAGACTGTGGACGGGCGCCCCTGCAag aGCCTGGCCAAATGGGAAAGTGAGAACAAAATGGTCTGCGAACAAAGGTTGCTGAAGGGGGAAGGGCCCAAGACCGGCTGGTCCCGGGAAATGACCAACGATGGAGAGCTCATTCTG ACCATGACAGCCGACGACGTGGTCTGCACACGGATCTACGTCAGGGAGTGA